One genomic segment of Penaeus chinensis breed Huanghai No. 1 chromosome 24, ASM1920278v2, whole genome shotgun sequence includes these proteins:
- the LOC125038117 gene encoding LOW QUALITY PROTEIN: carnitine O-acetyltransferase-like (The sequence of the model RefSeq protein was modified relative to this genomic sequence to represent the inferred CDS: inserted 1 base in 1 codon): protein MALSASLLIRQGLRSGWSGYIRSCASSYTMVAPSRSLHDHQGSLPRLPVPPLEETLNKYLKTVKPLVTEEEFQLTEEIVKKFAAPGGIGQQLQEKLQQRANKTDNWLSEWWINAAYLDYRWPVVVWSSPGLVFPLQEFRTLDDQLSYAAKVIVGALDYKKMLDDKTVPIDHMGKELLDMSQYFKMLGTCRIPGVTRDSIVYHGQSENPPRHIVVAHNNHFFKIDVYGKQGKPLTINQVLHQLRNVVERSTHPTNPVGILSTQNRNVWGKAYKKLRKDKLNKASIEEIQRSIFLVALDGPIVNPTGNEMTDAALLCVHGNGSQGYAGNRWYDKTIQFIIGKKGAVGLTYEHTPAEGPPIANLMDHIMNFISTGNFQKEDSSMKERKLPAIELDRPQRLMFNISDDIKQEIEDAKCALDSLVEDLEMTCFLFTGFGTXFIKSQRLSPDSFLQMAIQLAFYRIHKEPGAHYESASTRKYLHGRTETIRSCSTESIEFAKTMLDENASADEKVSLLRKAVEGHKNYAKDAVRGYGVDRHLLGLKLCAIEAGMDVPTLFMDVGYIRSSHMRLSTSQVPARCEAFMCFGPLVPDGYGCCYNPRPDSVVFGTSAFNSSPETDSATFRAALEESLMDMHDALLKSGLKAKL, encoded by the exons ATGGCATTATCAGCATCACTTCTCATTCGGCAG GGGCTGCGGAGTGGTTGGAGTGGATACATACGATCGTGTGCATCCAGTTACACAATGGTCGCTCCATCAAGATCCCTTCATGATCATCAGGGGTCACTGCCTCGCCTTCCTGTGCCTCCTCTTGAAGAGACGCTGAATAAGTATCTCAA AACAGTGAAACCATTAGTAACTGAGGAAGAATTCCAGTTAACAGAGGAAATTGTTAAAAAGTTTGCTGCTCCAGGAGGTATTGGTCAACAATTACAAGAAAAGTTACAGCAAAGAGCAAACAAAACTGACAACTGG CTCAGTGAATGGTGGATCAACGCTGCATACTTAGACTACCGCTGGCCTGTGGTGGTATGGTCCTCTCCAGGCCTAGTTTTCCCATTACAAGAATTCAGAACCCTGGATGACCAGCTAAGCTATGCTGCAAAAGTTATTGTTGGAGCTCTTGATTATAAGAAAATGTTGGATGA CAAAACTGTGCCCATTGATCACATGGGCAAAGAACTCTTAGACATGTCCCAGTACTTCAAGATGTTGGGAACATGCCGTATCCCAGGAGTAACACGGGATTCCATTGTATATCATGGGCAGTCCGAAAATCCTCCCAGACATATTGTTGTAGCACATAACAATCAT ttCTTCAAGATTGATGTATATGGAAAGCAAGGAAAACCCCTGACTATAAATCAAGTGTTGCATCAGTTACGAAATGTGGTTGAACGCTCTACCCATCCAACCAATCCAGTTGGTATCCTCAGTACACAGAATCGAAATGTATGGGGGAAGGCTTATAAAAAACTTAGAAAGG ATAAATTGAACAAGGCATCCATTGAAGAAATTCAGAGATCAATCTTCCTAGTAGCTTTAGATGGACCTATTGTCAATCCAACTGGGAATGAGATGACTGATGCAGCATTACTCTGTGTTCATGGCAATGGTTCACAGGGTTATGCTGGCAACAGGTGGTATGATAAGACTATTCAG TTTATCATTGGGAAGAAAGGAGCAGTAGGACTAACATATGAACATACACCAGCAGAAGGTCCACCAATTGCCAACTTAATGGATCATATTATGAATTTCAT aAGCACTGGAAACTTCCAGAAAGA GGATAGCAGCATGAAAGAGAGGAAACTCCCAGCAATTGAACTTGACAGACCTCAGCGCTTGATGTTTAACATTAGTGATGACAttaaacaagaaatagaagatgCAAAGTGTGCTCTTGACAG cCTTGTAGAAGATTTGGAAATGACTTGTTTCCTCTTCACTGGTTTTGGAA TCTTCATTAAGTCACAAAGGCTTAGTCCAGACAGTTTTCTACAGATGGCTATTCAGTTAGCCTTCTACAG AATCCACAAAGAACCTGGGGCTCACTACGAGTCTGCATCAACCAGGAAGTACCTCCATGGTCGCACAGAAACAATCCGTTCTTGCTCAACAGAGTCAATAGAATTTGCCAAGACAATGTTGGATGAGAATGCCTCTGCTGATGAAAAGGTCTCGCTGTTACGAAAGGCTGTTGAAGGACACAAAAATTATGCCAAGGAT GCTGTCCGTGGATATGGTGTTGACCGTCACCTCCTTGGCTTGAAGCTTTGTGCAATTGAGGCGGGCATGGATGTGCCCACTCTATTTATGGATGTTGGCTATATCAGAAGCTCCCACATGCGTCTCTCCACCAGTCAg GTCCCAGCACGCTGTGAAGCCTTCATGTGCTTTGGTCCACTTGTACCTGATGGCTACGGCTGTTGCTACAATCCACGTCCAGATTCAGTTGTATTTGGAACATCTGCATTCAACTCTTCTCCAGAAACAGATTCGGCAACTTTCCGTGCAGCTTTGGAGGAAAGTTTAATGGATATGCATGATGCACTACTGAAGAGTGGACTGAAAGCTAAACTCTAG